A region of Desulfolithobacter dissulfuricans DNA encodes the following proteins:
- the holA gene encoding DNA polymerase III subunit delta, which translates to MALISREKLTTLIKEIKQGDISPVYLVFGDRYLCRQAADTLCQVLLADGGTIHPVDGEQEDPAATLLNLRSFSLLPGRQIYRVSDTRLFHSKKVADALWKKVLRARENNKEDLAARHLRAMLVAAGLDPSDLELDLAGLPATRWQQAFGFPKPAAPLDWLEPLREKAASLPSPTSGGDPVDMFEKILQEGLPKNNILLLLAEEVDRRKKLFRLLQDRFAVIDCSVESGSSSRAQKAQKSVLQELVKKTLGEFGKTMPAPVTDRLIERVGFHPVAVVMESEKLALYVGDRQRITHEDLDAVVGRTRQEALFELTDAVGKKNLDRALLVAGRIQENGIHPLAIIATLRNYARTLLLFRSLQLQERYDYRPTMSADQFKSQCLPLLKENGSWATELKGHPYALFMQFRTAASFSPATLCCWPRLILDAELRLKGSPVSARTVIVHLLLSMLSREA; encoded by the coding sequence ATGGCGCTGATCAGCCGGGAAAAACTGACCACCCTGATCAAGGAAATCAAACAGGGTGACATTTCGCCGGTCTATCTGGTGTTTGGCGACAGGTATCTCTGCCGGCAGGCTGCCGATACCCTGTGCCAGGTCCTGCTGGCCGACGGCGGTACCATCCACCCCGTTGACGGCGAACAGGAGGATCCGGCCGCCACCCTTTTGAACCTGCGCAGCTTCAGCCTCCTGCCCGGCCGGCAGATCTACCGGGTCAGCGATACCAGGCTGTTTCATTCAAAGAAAGTGGCTGATGCCTTGTGGAAAAAGGTACTCCGGGCCCGGGAAAACAACAAGGAGGACCTGGCTGCCCGCCATCTGCGGGCCATGCTCGTTGCCGCAGGCCTGGATCCCTCTGACCTGGAGCTGGACCTGGCCGGGTTGCCGGCCACCCGGTGGCAGCAGGCCTTTGGTTTTCCAAAGCCGGCAGCTCCGCTGGACTGGCTTGAACCTTTGCGCGAAAAAGCAGCCTCCCTGCCTTCACCGACTTCCGGTGGCGACCCGGTGGACATGTTTGAAAAAATCCTCCAGGAAGGTCTTCCGAAAAACAACATCCTCCTCCTGCTGGCCGAGGAAGTCGACAGGCGCAAAAAACTGTTCAGACTGCTGCAGGACCGGTTTGCAGTGATCGACTGCAGCGTGGAGAGCGGCAGCTCGTCCAGGGCGCAGAAGGCCCAGAAATCGGTTCTCCAGGAGCTGGTCAAAAAAACCCTGGGCGAATTTGGCAAGACCATGCCGGCCCCGGTCACGGACCGGCTCATCGAACGGGTTGGTTTTCATCCGGTGGCCGTGGTCATGGAAAGTGAAAAACTGGCCCTCTATGTGGGCGATCGGCAGAGGATCACCCATGAGGATCTGGACGCGGTGGTTGGTCGAACCAGGCAGGAGGCGCTCTTTGAGCTCACCGACGCGGTGGGGAAAAAAAATCTCGACAGGGCCCTGCTTGTTGCCGGTCGTATCCAGGAAAACGGTATTCATCCCCTGGCCATCATCGCCACCCTGCGCAACTATGCCCGCACCCTGCTGCTGTTCAGGTCGCTGCAGCTGCAGGAGCGCTATGACTACCGGCCGACCATGAGCGCCGATCAGTTCAAAAGCCAGTGTCTGCCCCTGCTCAAGGAAAACGGTTCCTGGGCAACGGAACTCAAAGGGCACCCTTATGCCCTGTTCATGCAGTTCCGCACCGCGGCCTCGTTTTCCCCGGCCACCCTGTGCTGCTGGCCCCGCCTGATCCTGGATGCTGAACTGCGCCTCAAAGGCTCCCCGGTCTCGGCCCGGACGGTGATCGTACACCTGCTCCTGTCCATGCTCTCCAGGGAAGCATAA
- a CDS encoding DMT family transporter, whose amino-acid sequence MMHYLLSSRISRGRLLPTLALLTAMLLWGSSFVAMKLAFRELSPMVVVFGRMAVAALCFAPFIPSFRRIPLGKEHLVPLLAMGFFEPCLYFLLEAAALQNTSASQAAMITTMLPLMVAMAAGFFLGERIGLRTVLGFVLAAAGAIWLSCAAGFDQEAPRPALGNFLEFLAMISATGYIILMKYLSRDLPPFFLTAVQAFIGTVFFLPLIFLPATELPRTITISGLGAVVYLGIAVTVGAYGLYNYGISKVPANQAAAFINLIPVFTIIMGFLILDERLSPWQIVACLLVFGGVLLSQNEPGERDRGAGQNTRVESPG is encoded by the coding sequence ATGATGCATTATCTCTTGTCGTCCAGAATATCCAGGGGCCGTCTGCTTCCCACCCTGGCACTGCTCACGGCCATGCTGCTGTGGGGAAGCTCGTTCGTGGCCATGAAGCTTGCCTTCCGTGAGCTCTCACCCATGGTGGTTGTCTTTGGCCGCATGGCAGTGGCTGCACTCTGTTTTGCTCCGTTTATACCATCCTTTCGCAGGATTCCGCTTGGAAAAGAACACCTCGTGCCACTGCTGGCCATGGGATTTTTCGAGCCGTGTCTCTATTTTCTTCTCGAAGCGGCTGCCCTGCAGAATACCAGTGCCTCGCAGGCGGCCATGATCACCACCATGCTGCCCCTGATGGTGGCCATGGCGGCCGGGTTTTTCCTGGGTGAGCGTATCGGGTTGCGGACCGTGCTGGGCTTTGTCCTGGCCGCGGCCGGCGCCATCTGGCTCAGCTGCGCCGCCGGCTTTGATCAGGAGGCACCACGGCCGGCCCTGGGTAATTTCCTCGAGTTTCTCGCCATGATCAGTGCCACAGGATACATCATTTTGATGAAATATTTAAGCCGCGATCTGCCGCCCTTCTTTTTAACCGCGGTCCAGGCATTTATCGGTACGGTCTTCTTCCTGCCGCTGATCTTTCTGCCCGCCACCGAGCTGCCCCGGACCATCACCATTTCCGGGCTGGGGGCTGTGGTCTACCTGGGGATCGCCGTGACCGTGGGGGCGTACGGGCTGTACAATTACGGTATCAGCAAGGTGCCGGCAAATCAGGCGGCAGCCTTTATCAATCTCATTCCGGTGTTTACTATAATTATGGGGTTCCTGATACTGGACGAGCGTTTGAGCCCCTGGCAGATCGTGGCCT